The genomic interval CTTGAGAGATCCACCTATTGAATCGAAAAGTCAGAGTTCCCATCAATGAAGTATGAAGTCGAGTTGAAGTTTCGATTGGAACGTGCTCAGGACGTGGAGGCGGCGGTACTGGCACTGGGAGCATGCGAACACGCGCCGGTCTCGCACTGCGATCGGTATTTCAATCACCCGTCGCGGGATTTTCGCACCACGGACGAAGCCTTCCGAATACGTTCGGTCGACGGATCGAACGCGGTGACCTACAAGGGGCCCAAGATCGGTACGGTGGCCAAGACACGCCATGAAATCGAAGTCGGCTTTGATCACGGTCCAGATTCGTTGCAAAAGTTGGATGAAATTGTCCGGATGTTGGGGTTCCGTTTTGTCCGCGAGGTTCGGAAATCGCGACGAACGTTCACTCTGGACGTGTCTGGACGCGATTTCGAACTGGCGCTCGATGATGTTCCGGGGTTGGGGCCCTTTCTGGAAATCGAATTGATTGCGGAGGCAGACGGTCGAGATGCAGCCGAAAAAGCGGTTTGGGAATTGGCTGGAAAGCTAGGGCTTTCCGTGCCCGAAACGCGATCGTATCTGGATTTGCTCATCGAGTCGGATGGGCTTGTCTCCTAGAGGAAATGCTTACGACGTTGTTCGTTGGGATCTGCGGATTGCGACGATGTTTGCACGTTGTTGGGGAGTCGTGGTCGAACATGTCGGACGCGTTGCGAAGTCGATTGGTTGAGAACCTGCGCCTCGTGCACGAGCGGATGGAGGCGGCTTGTCATCGGGGCAACCGCTCCATCGCCGATGTGACACTAGTGGCGGTTTCAAAGTATGCGGAAATGGAGTGGGTGCAGGAACTGGTGCAGCTTGGTGTGACGGATCTTGGGGAAGCGAGGCCACAGCAATTGATGGCTCGCGCGGCGCAATTGCCGTC from Schlesneria paludicola DSM 18645 carries:
- the cyaB gene encoding class IV adenylate cyclase; amino-acid sequence: MKYEVELKFRLERAQDVEAAVLALGACEHAPVSHCDRYFNHPSRDFRTTDEAFRIRSVDGSNAVTYKGPKIGTVAKTRHEIEVGFDHGPDSLQKLDEIVRMLGFRFVREVRKSRRTFTLDVSGRDFELALDDVPGLGPFLEIELIAEADGRDAAEKAVWELAGKLGLSVPETRSYLDLLIESDGLVS